A region from the Acyrthosiphon pisum isolate AL4f chromosome A1, pea_aphid_22Mar2018_4r6ur, whole genome shotgun sequence genome encodes:
- the LOC100163127 gene encoding putative homeodomain transcription factor, whose amino-acid sequence MGCNVQKIVTWYQKKIGTYDKQQWEKTIEQRILSGFTHVPKKNAKLKTDLIDVDLVRGSAFTKTKPKHGFFTVARLAIVRLLFLPCYYRWYIHQTSWRLFLSLLCLYVLELANILLFSYITFVSTEEDTPPTVTLGEVLSPFIMMLVLSIVHSQIVSTTTISKKNFLKTPRSHSTRHAKRGHSTSSKIKNSTEMNVESIQSLVGTDTKYVKRRNRIGEASKPHTVVWDTSPVKTRHWVLESLPDVNASLVPEDFGSDLRLVNLDEKKQLGGVDRMDVRPNTSSSTHDDDGFESLNGNGSSDNPEEDILTGSTITSQTSESTSAEQSSSTPKHDQLVEKVECDVTLVAKKVTDDLASKNVSTQKRCLRFKKTPLTSKASIADLDRRLSAFQTSACFQYAVNSESEDSEQETENDGLTCPKRLLVRRGHRLQVLQKTNSDDDEDDNVDSSSSRQTDEEGDVLSSNGGSACPLSMLTEGTTSAGEWIGLTTNTEEGSSTSDMDAEQTNLLSDNQDHPFLWEFETTPTVILSPSCAASDRVSCTMWEKKEVKKADLSVLDISSAIIARVEEIPEQMDYFYLGVFLSVIISLMPSAYRLLNSLTEDKPLPTLAITVNDEPPEYVYKQYLSAFFTIVNAAFAPIGWERYIVITTLIERFCLSLMFFFLLTVAERTYKQRFLYAKFFSHLTSFRRARKSKLPHFRLNKVRNIKTWLSIRSYLKKRGPQRSVDVIVSSSFYISSLFLAILSVELLKDTFSLSSEFHLESSAWCMVLGIYLLRFLTLGTKINRKYRNLSTLITEQINLYMQIEQKPNKKDDLMVANSVLKLAADLLKELESPFKIAGLSDNPYLFTLIKVVILSALSGVLSELLGFKLKLHKIKIK is encoded by the exons ATGGGATGTAATGTACAAAAAATAGTCACGTG gtatcaaaaaaaaattggaacttATGATAAACAACAGTGGGAAAAAACGATTGAGCAACGAATTCTGAGTGGATTTACGCATGTTCCAAAGAAAAATGCTAAATTGAAGACTGATCTTATTGATGTAGACTTAGTTAGAG GATCGGCGTTTACCAAGACGAAACCGAAACACGGATTTTTCACTGTAGCCCGTCTGGCGATCGTCCGGCTATTATTTTTACCATGCTATTATCGATGGTACATTCACCAGACGTCGTGGCGATTGTTTCTGTCGCTTTTATGCCTTTACGTCTTGGAACTGGCAAACATTTTGTTATTCAGTTACATCACGTTTGTTTCCACCGAAGAGGACACACCGCCG acTGTAACACTTGGTGAAGTACTGAGTCCATTTATAATGATGCTTGTTTTGAGCATTGTTCATTCGCAAATTGTATCTACCactacaatttcaaaaaagaaCTTCCTGAAAACCCCTAGATCTCATAGCACAAGACATGCTAAAAGGGGGCATTCTACCtcaagtaaaattaaaa atTCGACTGAAATGAATGTAGAAAGTATTCAATCTTTAGTTGGTACTGATACTAAATATGTGAAACGAAGAAATAGAAT TGGAGAAGCTTCTAAACCTCATACTGTTGTATGGGACACATCACCTGTAAAAACACGTCATTGGGTTCTGGAATCTCTACCTGATGTAAATGCTTCGTTAGTTCCCGAAGATTTTGGTTCCGATTTACGTTTAGTCAATCTTGATGAGAAAAAGCAATTAGGAGGAgt agATCGTATGGACGTGAGACCTAATACGTCTAGCTCAACACATGATGATGATGGTTTTGAAAGTTTAAATGGCAATGGCTCCAGTGATAATCCCGAAGAAGATATTTTAACTGGTTCCACTATTACATCTCAAACGTCCGAGTCCACAAGTGCTGAACAATCAAGTAGTACACCCAAACATGACCAATTAGTGGAAAAAGTTGAATGTGATGTTACATTGGTAGCAAAAAAGGTTACTGATGATCTAGctagtaaaaatgtttctactCAAAAGAGGTGTTTAAGATTCAAAAAAACTCCATTAACCTCTAAAGCTTCCATTGCTGATTTAGACCGTAGACTttctg ctttccAGACATCCGCATGTTTTCAGTATGCCGTTAATTCTGAATCTGAAGATAGTGAACAAGAAACTGAAAATGATGGTTTGACATGTCCAAAA CGTTTGCTCGTACGACGTGGCCATCGTTTGCAAGTCCTTCAAAAGACTAATTCTGATGACGATGAAGACGATAATGTAGATAGTTCTTCAAGTCGACAAACGGATGAAGAAGGGGATGTATTATCATCTAATGGGGGTAGTGCTTGTCCACTATCAATGTTGACTGAAGGAACAACTAGCGCTGGTGAATGGATTGGTCTTACCACAAATACTGAGGAAGGATCTTCTACTTCGGATATGGATGCTGAACAGACTAATTTATTAAGTGATAATCAAGACCATCCATTTTTATGGGAATTTGAAACT acaccAACTGTGATATTAAGCCCAAGTTGTGCGGCATCAGATCGAG TAAGTTGTACAATGTGGGAAAAGAAAGAAGTAAAAAAAGCTGATTTATCTGTATTAGATATAAGTTCTGCAATCATTGCTAGAGTTGAAGAGATTCCTGAACAAATGGATTACTTTTACTTAg GTGTTTTCTTGTCTGTGATAATTTCCCTCATGCCATCAGCGTATAGATTACTTAATAGCTTAACAGAGGACAAACCTTTACCAACCTTAGCTATCACTGTGAATGATGAACCTCCAGAGTATGTGTACAAGCAGTATTTGTCTGCATTTTTTACCATTGTTAATGCGGCTTTTGCACCTATTGGCTG GGAACGATATATTGTGATTACAACTTTGATAGAACGATTTTGTTTATCCCTAATGTTCTTCTTCCTATTAACAGTAGCAGAGCGCACATATAAACAGAGATTTTTGTATGCAAAGTTCTTTTCACACCTCACATCATTTAGAAGAGCTAGGAAATCTAAATTGCCTCATTTTAGACTAAATAAAGTACGGAATATCAAAACTTGGCTTTCCATACGCTcttatttaaaa aaacgTGGACCTCAAAGATCAGTAGATGTAATTGTGTCATCTTCGTTCTATATATCATCATTGTTTTTAGCAATCTTAAGTGTAGAATTACTTaag GATACATTTTCTTTGAGTTCAGAATTTCACCTGGAGTCTTCTGCTTGGTGTATGGTGCTAGGAATTTACCTTTTGCGATTTTTGACTTTGGGAACAAAAATTAATAGGAAATATAGGAATTTATCAACACTTATTACAGaacag ATTAATTTGTATATGCAAATAGAACAAAAACCCAATAAAAAAGATGACTTGATGGTTGCAAACAGTGTTTTAAAATTAGCTGCAGATTTACtaaag GAATTGGAAAGTCCGTTCAAAATTGCAGGTCTATCCGACAACCCGTACCTGTTTACGCTGATAAAAGTAGTGATCCTGTCTGCTCTGTCTGGTGTACTTTCTGAGTTACTTGGGTTTAAGTTGAAGTTgcacaaaatcaaaatcaaatag
- the LOC100161271 gene encoding J domain-containing protein: MTSVSEILSYDKSSAQDDYYQMLGCDQTSTVEQISAEFKIRALKYHPDKNSGDKKAEETFQKLNEAKETLCDPEKRATYDKWKNSGVAVSYKTWLSNKEHFQQSMHWAQMNTKDRMLPEGGEGASSSMASRRASEGGVNLGANKVKWDAKSNADIINKFRNYEI, encoded by the exons ATGACCAGCGTTTCAGAAATACTGTCGTACGACAAGTCGTCGGCCCAAGACGACTACTACCAAATGTTGGGATGTGACCAGACGTCTACG GTGGAACAAATAAGCGCGGAATTCAAAATAAGAGCTCTTAAGTATCATCCGGATAAAAACTCCGGTGACAAGAAGGCGGAAGAAACGTTCCAGAAACTTAAT GAAGCTAAAGAAACGCTGTGCGATCCGGAAAAGCGGGCAACTTACGACAAATGGAAGAACAGCGGCGTGGCCGTTAGCTATAAAACGTGGCTGAGCAACAAAGAACATTTCCAACAA tctaTGCACTGGGCACAAATGAACACTAAAGACAGAATGCTTCCGGAAGGCGGTGAAGGGGCTTCGTCTTCAATGGCGTCCAGGAGAGCATCTGAAGGTGGGGTGAACTTGGGAGCTAACAAAGTAAAATGGGACGCAAAATCTAATGCAGATATTATCAACAAGTTTCGCAATTACGAGATATAA